One genomic segment of Alistipes sp. ZOR0009 includes these proteins:
- a CDS encoding 4Fe-4S dicluster domain-containing protein: protein MLYEELKQDIRFNEGINSCMSCGTCTAICPAAEVYPYQPRSIAEIVSTKDDHQIEELLKSDTIWYCGECMSCKTRCPRGNAPGLIIMALRALSIKKGFFTESEKGRQQLVLKRTIGEWSYKHGYCIHVQHLNTEMFPELGPIFDFEKANIEALMERVGASYNQDKPGALRKIPQDALDEINSIFEVTGAHAQFSHIEQESFKKAKEMKLDLKPSGIDSEYIHHIFTHNDEDKHSC from the coding sequence ATGTTATACGAAGAACTAAAACAAGACATTCGATTTAACGAAGGAATCAACTCCTGCATGAGCTGTGGTACCTGTACCGCTATTTGCCCAGCAGCAGAGGTGTATCCATACCAGCCAAGGTCTATTGCAGAGATTGTTTCGACCAAAGACGACCACCAAATAGAGGAGCTGCTAAAAAGCGACACCATTTGGTACTGCGGCGAGTGCATGTCGTGCAAAACCCGCTGCCCCCGAGGAAATGCTCCGGGCCTAATTATCATGGCTCTGCGCGCGCTATCCATCAAAAAAGGGTTCTTCACCGAGTCGGAAAAAGGAAGGCAGCAGCTGGTGCTAAAGAGAACCATTGGCGAATGGTCGTATAAGCACGGATACTGCATCCACGTACAGCACCTTAATACGGAAATGTTTCCAGAGTTAGGTCCCATATTCGACTTTGAAAAGGCAAACATCGAGGCGCTAATGGAGCGCGTTGGGGCCAGCTACAACCAGGACAAGCCTGGAGCTCTTCGCAAGATTCCTCAAGACGCCCTCGACGAGATCAACAGCATTTTCGAGGTAACAGGTGCTCATGCGCAGTTTAGCCATATCGAGCAGGAGTCGTTCAAAAAAGCGAAGGAGATGAAGTTAGACCTTAAGCCATCTGGCATAGATTCTGAATATATCCACCATATTTTTACCCATAACGACGAGGACAAGCACTCGTGCTAA